One Oceanicoccus sagamiensis genomic region harbors:
- the glnL gene encoding nitrogen regulation protein NR(II) — MAPDKLHTDILDNLQTAILLVDTDLSVSYINTAAEALLDVSGNRVLGEPISQLFTEVDNDQASLLDAINNISAFTKREAHLLLSNGQTITVDCAVSPIIEHDVTTSLVMEIQPLDRLLRISREEGLLSSQQNSQTLIRGLAHEIKNPLGGLRGAAQLLAKELPSEELKDYTNIIIEEADRLSNLVDSMLGSNKLLDLQALNIHEVLERVKSLVDAETGSQIKVARDYDPSIPEIEGDKERLIQAILNIVRNAMQALMAEANPESMITLKTRTLRQFTIGTHCHRLVCRIDITDNGPGIAKAIRETIFLPMVSGRADGTGLGLSIAQSIINHHHGLIECDSEPGNTTFSIFIPLPV, encoded by the coding sequence ATGGCCCCAGATAAGCTACATACCGATATATTGGATAATCTCCAGACTGCGATTTTGCTGGTCGATACCGACCTGTCTGTCAGTTATATCAATACCGCCGCTGAGGCCTTGCTGGATGTCAGTGGTAACCGGGTTCTGGGGGAGCCGATTAGCCAACTGTTTACCGAGGTCGATAATGATCAGGCCAGCCTGCTGGATGCGATTAATAATATCAGCGCCTTTACCAAGCGTGAGGCCCACCTCCTACTCTCCAACGGCCAAACCATTACGGTGGATTGTGCAGTCAGCCCAATTATTGAGCACGATGTCACCACCTCGCTGGTGATGGAGATTCAGCCTCTGGATCGTTTATTGCGGATTAGTCGCGAGGAAGGTCTGCTGTCATCCCAGCAAAACTCACAGACATTGATTAGGGGGCTGGCCCACGAAATTAAAAATCCTTTAGGGGGCCTGCGCGGAGCCGCACAGTTGCTGGCCAAAGAATTACCCTCTGAAGAGCTAAAAGATTATACCAATATCATTATTGAAGAAGCAGACCGGCTCAGCAACCTGGTGGACAGTATGCTGGGCTCCAATAAATTATTGGACTTGCAGGCACTGAATATTCACGAAGTGCTGGAACGGGTTAAAAGTCTGGTCGATGCCGAAACCGGTAGCCAGATTAAAGTGGCACGGGATTACGACCCCAGTATTCCCGAGATAGAAGGCGATAAAGAAAGACTGATTCAAGCCATTTTAAATATTGTACGTAATGCCATGCAGGCACTAATGGCTGAAGCAAACCCCGAGTCGATGATTACCTTAAAAACCCGCACCCTCAGGCAATTTACTATTGGCACTCACTGTCATCGCCTGGTCTGCCGTATCGACATTACTGATAACGGCCCGGGTATTGCCAAAGCAATCAGAGAAACCATTTTCTTACCGATGGTCAGTGGCCGTGCCGATGGCACCGGCTTAGGGCTATCGATTGCTCAATCAATTATCAACCACCACCACGGCCTGATTGAGTGCGACAGCGAACCCGGTAACACCACCTTTTCCATTTTTATTCCGCTACCGGTTTAA
- the ntrC gene encoding nitrogen regulation protein NR(I), with protein MSTGNTVWIVDDDRSIRWVLEKALNQSGIETQTFDNGESLVRKLGTEYPDAIISDIRMPGMDGLELLGKINDSHPGMPVIITTAHSDLDSAVASYQGGAFEYLPKPFDIDEAVAMTERALVHASELQAQSEASAVVEEPSGEVGSTEIIGEAPAMQEVFRAIGRLSHSNITVLINGESGTGKELVAQALHKHSPRAKEKFIALNMAAIPKELMESELFGHEKGAFTGATALREGRFEQADGGTLFLDEIGDMPADTQTRLLRVLADGEFYRVGGHIPIKVDVRIIAATHQDLEALVTDGRFREDLFHRLNVIRIHIPSLRDRREDVPKLMQFFFNKASEELDSECKVLTKESEEYLCQLDWPGNVRQLENTCRWITVMASGREIHLEDLPPELLNQQPIEGEATGVSGDWQENLRRWADQELSLGKKKILDTAVPIFEKLMIETALKHTHGRKRDAAVLLGWGRNTLTRKMNELGMNGSGEEDED; from the coding sequence ATGAGCACGGGCAATACTGTTTGGATTGTTGACGACGACCGATCGATACGATGGGTGTTAGAAAAAGCCCTCAACCAATCCGGCATTGAAACACAAACCTTTGATAATGGTGAGAGCCTGGTGCGTAAACTCGGCACTGAATACCCCGATGCGATTATCAGCGATATTCGTATGCCGGGTATGGATGGTTTGGAACTGCTGGGAAAAATTAATGACTCCCACCCCGGTATGCCGGTCATTATTACCACCGCCCACTCTGATCTGGATAGCGCTGTCGCTTCTTATCAGGGCGGTGCTTTTGAATATTTACCCAAGCCCTTTGATATTGATGAAGCCGTGGCTATGACTGAGCGGGCGCTGGTTCACGCCAGTGAATTACAAGCGCAGTCGGAGGCCTCCGCAGTGGTTGAGGAACCTTCCGGCGAAGTCGGTTCCACAGAAATTATTGGTGAAGCCCCTGCTATGCAGGAAGTGTTTCGCGCTATTGGTCGTTTATCCCATTCTAATATTACGGTATTAATTAATGGCGAATCCGGTACCGGTAAAGAACTGGTGGCACAGGCATTACATAAACATAGCCCTCGGGCGAAAGAAAAATTTATTGCCTTGAATATGGCGGCCATTCCAAAAGAGTTAATGGAATCAGAATTATTTGGTCATGAAAAAGGCGCCTTTACCGGCGCCACCGCTTTGCGCGAAGGCCGTTTTGAACAGGCTGATGGTGGCACCTTATTTTTAGATGAAATTGGTGATATGCCTGCCGATACACAAACCCGCTTATTGCGTGTTCTGGCTGACGGTGAATTTTATCGGGTCGGTGGACATATACCGATCAAGGTGGATGTGCGGATTATTGCCGCAACCCACCAGGACTTGGAAGCACTGGTGACCGATGGCCGCTTCCGGGAAGATTTATTTCACCGTTTAAATGTTATTCGTATTCATATCCCCAGCTTGCGCGATCGCCGGGAAGATGTACCGAAATTAATGCAGTTCTTTTTTAATAAAGCCTCAGAAGAACTGGATAGTGAATGTAAAGTGCTGACCAAAGAGAGTGAAGAGTATTTATGCCAACTGGATTGGCCCGGCAATGTCAGACAACTGGAAAATACCTGCCGCTGGATTACGGTCATGGCCTCTGGTCGCGAAATCCATTTGGAAGACCTTCCCCCAGAGTTACTTAACCAACAACCCATTGAAGGTGAAGCCACCGGAGTCAGTGGTGACTGGCAAGAAAATCTGCGACGCTGGGCGGATCAGGAACTTAGCCTCGGCAAGAAAAAAATTCTGGATACTGCAGTGCCTATTTTTGAAAAGCTAATGATTGAAACCGCACTTAAACATACCCATGGCAGAAAACGCGATGCAGCGGTGTTGTTAGGTTGGGGGAGAAATACCCTGACTCGGAAAATGAATGAACTGGGAATGAATGGCAGTGGCGAAGAGGACGAGGATTAA
- a CDS encoding pilus assembly FimT family protein: MATTPKKQQGFSVIMAIFIIVVLGALAAAMLSFLAAGSESVAREIVSARALMAAESGAQRKLNEVFPPAGGTVLAGVCVDGPADNWDFGSNGLEGCSNTLASVTCRSVNVRGVNYIYIRSVGQCGPLADQAVRIVEVQARDGF, from the coding sequence ATGGCTACTACGCCTAAAAAACAGCAGGGCTTCTCGGTGATAATGGCAATTTTTATTATTGTTGTATTAGGGGCTTTGGCGGCGGCAATGTTGAGTTTTCTAGCCGCAGGGTCTGAGTCCGTTGCCCGTGAAATTGTGTCGGCCAGAGCATTGATGGCTGCGGAAAGTGGAGCCCAAAGAAAACTCAATGAAGTTTTTCCACCCGCTGGCGGAACGGTTTTAGCCGGTGTCTGTGTTGATGGCCCGGCGGATAACTGGGACTTTGGCAGCAATGGCCTGGAGGGCTGCAGTAATACTTTGGCCAGCGTGACCTGTCGTTCAGTGAATGTCAGGGGCGTTAATTATATTTATATCCGCAGTGTTGGCCAATGCGGACCATTGGCCGACCAGGCGGTTAGAATTGTTGAAGTGCAGGCCAGGGACGGGTTTTAA
- a CDS encoding DUF6701 domain-containing protein: MKRLGQFMPRILFALTLVALALVARADINATYYDQNGVQYDFFTGTEIKTIDANIDFTWGGGEPIAGIPRDDFSVRWEGELEVPADGNYTFRVRGDDGIRIYIDGSLLINDWSNHGPRNRDSSAVAMLAGQRYTILVEHYERGGGAVAQVSWSGPTTGGFQIIPSTFLFAETSPPEVVAAGYGCSADSISITYDSNMDQTTVENIANYALDNGATITVATLEADGRTVTLATSELTEENYLVTINNVENTSGDIIAVDTTTTASFRISGLSATYFDQNNTSGAYFTGFQVEQVDATVDFNWGSGAPVSGIGSDRFSVRWEGFVIASETDNFEFRTRSDDGVRLYIDNVLVIDNWTNHGPRYDYSVAIPMVADQQYAIRMEYYENTGGAVAQLQWQNSSFSWVTIPQSQLLGTCGLPTLQSASFSCSGDTISVAFSEQVSTVTAEDTDNYSINRGVTVNSATLESDGQTVTLETSNLGPVDYLLTVNNIEDSSGTEIEPNSQITAVYQNTGLTATYYDQNNSSRAYFTGNTVTVIEENIDHDWGRNAPVAGIGVDRFSVRWEGYIEPPTDGDYIFRSRSDDGFRLYLDDVEIIDHWSDHSASYRSSATQTLVAGQSYKIVAEFYENGGDAVAQLEWSGPGFGSEIIAPEYFISDCESPTGEWQFEEPFWNGTSGEVLDASGTGNNGTARDNGNGSLPSTSYANPAISGNPGTCRYGEFDGVDDYVEVDAGFANKQQSFTITAWINPVNTDPGSRIFADDESNSQGYAFSVGDPGNGRLRFYSRGVNPISVDTRSSVIRNNRWTHVAAVHDVDNKTRTIYVNGVAQRLNTGGFSSTYTGTWGVDAGPASIGGETNSGETANRFTGAIDEVRFYDLALEADDIVTIYNETHACDDFPTATRFDIDHSNSAIFCAPTVVTVTAENDLDAADLSYNGTITLDTQTGEGNWSLNSGSGSFDNGTDNDGIATYEFTISDNGVASFLLDRSGSAIGPDDDDSIDIDVTDGLITDDDSEGELSFSASGFTISGAVLDNPASSQGIGTQIAGVPFTAFISAYGQTREDPICGVIENYSGTKSLSLTMMYLNPGTGPETITADTTDIDFTQGQGTISLTYKDVGEINFSLAEGVTINGDSNNFVVRPDRFVIEPEGAVADYNGINAYRKAGEDFAVTVTAVERGGDPVSNYGKEADPEGVVLTSINLLPSGGVNGNFTCSDDPCLSPSADPASFSGDFQYDEVGVIRLTAKVDGDNGYLGTREYAETSLDPVGRFTPDHFIVNNISLTPALSSAGFTYLDQPFEVTYTLEARSSNNTTTQNYEGSFSRLPDTDTGVVYSAVDGIETFPARLSSTNTTLTWTKGESYDASATVPVITNYDLTLARLADPDGPFSNTVINLNVTDTDGISLLTADTPLNTTATEFRYGRVFIPPVYGPEIAKDALTDIPLTIEYWADPDGDTNFEFVLNTDDSETDYGSWIQVAGAAACVEVIGPVLCSDISIQKAPDSSTFNAGRSVAGTAAIKVLRPGAGNTGSLTVQFNVDNWLTFNWDTGAAGDEEPSTQINFGQYRGHDRIIYWREALQ; the protein is encoded by the coding sequence ATGAAGAGACTTGGTCAGTTTATGCCCCGTATTCTTTTCGCACTAACGCTAGTCGCTTTGGCCTTGGTCGCCCGTGCTGATATTAATGCCACCTATTATGATCAAAACGGTGTGCAGTATGACTTTTTTACCGGCACAGAAATTAAAACTATTGATGCCAATATCGATTTTACCTGGGGTGGGGGCGAACCCATTGCCGGTATTCCCCGGGATGACTTTTCGGTACGTTGGGAGGGTGAATTAGAAGTCCCTGCGGACGGTAATTACACCTTTAGGGTGCGTGGCGACGATGGTATTCGTATTTATATTGATGGCAGTCTGTTAATTAACGACTGGAGCAACCATGGCCCAAGAAATCGTGATAGCTCCGCGGTAGCCATGTTGGCAGGTCAGCGTTATACCATTTTGGTTGAACACTATGAGCGTGGTGGCGGCGCAGTAGCGCAGGTTAGTTGGTCCGGGCCTACCACCGGTGGTTTCCAAATTATCCCTTCAACTTTTTTATTTGCGGAGACCAGTCCGCCAGAAGTGGTTGCCGCCGGATATGGTTGTTCGGCTGATAGCATCAGTATTACTTATGATAGCAATATGGATCAAACCACGGTAGAAAATATTGCCAACTATGCGTTGGATAATGGCGCTACTATTACTGTAGCCACATTGGAAGCCGATGGCAGAACCGTTACTCTCGCTACCAGCGAACTGACCGAAGAAAATTATCTGGTCACTATTAATAATGTAGAAAATACCAGTGGCGATATTATCGCTGTTGATACCACCACGACAGCCAGCTTCCGTATCAGTGGTTTAAGCGCAACCTATTTTGACCAAAATAATACATCGGGTGCTTATTTTACCGGCTTTCAAGTAGAGCAAGTGGATGCGACGGTCGATTTTAATTGGGGCAGTGGCGCACCTGTTAGCGGCATAGGCAGTGATCGATTTTCGGTGCGCTGGGAAGGCTTTGTGATTGCCTCCGAGACGGATAACTTTGAATTTCGGACCCGTTCTGATGATGGTGTGCGTTTATATATCGATAATGTTCTGGTGATTGATAATTGGACTAACCATGGTCCCCGCTACGATTACAGCGTCGCTATCCCGATGGTGGCTGACCAGCAATATGCCATTCGTATGGAGTATTACGAAAATACAGGTGGGGCAGTGGCGCAATTACAATGGCAAAACTCCAGCTTTAGTTGGGTGACGATTCCTCAATCGCAATTATTAGGCACTTGTGGTTTACCTACCCTGCAAAGCGCTTCGTTTTCCTGTAGCGGTGACACCATCAGCGTTGCTTTTTCCGAGCAGGTCAGTACTGTCACGGCCGAAGATACCGATAACTACAGTATCAATCGTGGCGTGACGGTTAATAGCGCAACGCTGGAAAGTGATGGCCAAACCGTCACCCTTGAAACCTCCAACCTGGGTCCCGTTGACTATCTACTAACCGTTAACAATATTGAAGATAGTAGCGGCACGGAAATAGAACCCAATAGCCAGATTACCGCGGTCTATCAAAACACCGGTTTAACCGCCACCTACTATGACCAAAATAATAGTAGCCGCGCTTATTTTACCGGCAATACCGTGACCGTTATCGAGGAAAATATTGATCATGACTGGGGCCGCAATGCGCCGGTTGCAGGGATTGGTGTCGATCGATTTTCCGTGCGCTGGGAGGGTTATATCGAGCCGCCCACCGATGGCGATTATATTTTCCGCTCCCGTTCTGATGATGGGTTTAGATTGTATTTGGATGATGTAGAAATTATCGATCACTGGTCAGACCACAGTGCCTCCTACCGCTCCAGTGCGACACAAACTTTAGTCGCCGGGCAGAGTTATAAAATTGTGGCGGAGTTTTATGAAAATGGTGGCGATGCGGTGGCGCAGTTAGAGTGGTCCGGCCCCGGCTTTGGCAGTGAAATTATTGCGCCGGAATATTTTATCAGTGATTGCGAAAGTCCCACTGGCGAATGGCAGTTTGAAGAGCCTTTTTGGAACGGTACCAGCGGGGAGGTGCTTGATGCCTCTGGTACCGGTAATAACGGTACCGCCAGAGATAATGGTAATGGTTCGCTGCCCAGTACGAGTTATGCTAACCCCGCGATATCCGGCAACCCCGGCACCTGTCGTTATGGTGAATTTGATGGCGTAGATGACTATGTGGAAGTGGATGCCGGTTTTGCCAACAAGCAGCAAAGTTTTACGATCACCGCATGGATTAATCCGGTTAATACTGATCCCGGTTCCAGGATTTTTGCGGACGATGAAAGCAATAGTCAAGGTTATGCTTTTAGCGTTGGTGACCCGGGTAATGGCCGTTTAAGATTTTATTCCCGTGGTGTAAACCCTATTAGCGTTGATACAAGAAGTTCCGTTATTAGGAATAATCGATGGACCCATGTTGCCGCTGTACATGACGTTGATAATAAAACTCGAACGATTTATGTTAACGGCGTTGCCCAAAGGTTAAATACCGGTGGTTTTAGCAGTACTTATACGGGCACCTGGGGTGTTGATGCCGGCCCTGCCAGTATTGGCGGTGAAACCAATTCCGGTGAAACCGCCAACCGTTTTACCGGCGCGATTGATGAAGTGCGTTTTTATGATCTGGCCCTGGAAGCCGATGATATTGTTACCATCTATAACGAAACCCACGCTTGTGATGATTTTCCAACAGCAACGCGGTTTGATATTGATCACAGCAATAGCGCGATCTTTTGTGCGCCTACGGTGGTTACGGTAACGGCGGAAAATGATCTCGATGCGGCGGACTTATCCTATAACGGCACCATTACCCTGGATACCCAAACGGGTGAGGGTAATTGGAGTTTAAATAGCGGCAGCGGCAGCTTTGATAACGGTACCGATAATGATGGTATTGCCACCTATGAATTTACCATCAGTGATAACGGTGTCGCCAGTTTTCTACTGGACCGTAGCGGTAGTGCTATTGGTCCGGATGATGATGACAGTATTGATATTGATGTGACCGACGGTTTAATTACCGATGATGATAGCGAAGGCGAATTATCCTTTTCAGCCTCGGGCTTTACCATCTCCGGCGCGGTACTGGATAATCCGGCATCGTCTCAGGGCATAGGCACGCAGATTGCGGGAGTGCCATTTACCGCGTTTATTTCTGCCTATGGTCAAACCCGAGAGGACCCGATCTGTGGTGTGATTGAAAATTATTCAGGTACCAAATCGCTAAGCCTGACCATGATGTATCTAAACCCCGGTACAGGTCCCGAGACTATCACCGCAGATACCACCGATATTGATTTTACTCAGGGGCAGGGCACCATTAGCTTAACTTACAAAGATGTGGGCGAGATTAATTTTTCGCTGGCAGAGGGCGTGACTATCAATGGTGACAGCAATAACTTTGTCGTTAGGCCTGATCGTTTTGTGATAGAGCCTGAAGGTGCTGTCGCTGACTATAATGGCATCAATGCCTATAGAAAAGCGGGAGAAGATTTTGCGGTGACAGTCACTGCTGTCGAAAGAGGTGGGGATCCAGTCAGTAATTACGGCAAAGAAGCTGACCCTGAAGGTGTGGTGTTAACCAGTATTAATCTCTTACCCAGTGGTGGTGTTAATGGTAATTTCACCTGTAGTGATGATCCCTGCCTGAGCCCGAGTGCAGACCCCGCAAGTTTTAGTGGTGATTTTCAATATGATGAGGTGGGGGTTATCAGGTTAACGGCCAAGGTGGATGGTGATAATGGTTATCTGGGGACTCGTGAATATGCCGAGACTAGTTTAGATCCCGTGGGCCGTTTTACACCGGATCATTTTATTGTCAATAATATCTCTTTGACCCCGGCCTTATCCAGCGCAGGCTTTACCTATTTGGACCAGCCTTTTGAGGTAACTTATACCTTGGAGGCGCGCTCGAGTAATAATACCACCACCCAAAATTACGAAGGCAGTTTTTCCCGCTTGCCAGATACCGATACCGGCGTTGTCTATAGTGCCGTTGACGGTATTGAAACCTTTCCAGCACGACTAAGCTCTACCAATACCACATTGACCTGGACCAAGGGTGAATCTTATGACGCTTCGGCGACCGTTCCGGTTATTACCAACTACGACTTGACTCTGGCTCGCTTAGCCGACCCCGACGGCCCCTTTAGCAATACCGTGATTAATTTAAATGTCACGGATACGGATGGTATTAGTTTACTGACGGCGGATACACCGTTAAATACTACAGCCACAGAGTTTCGTTATGGCCGGGTATTTATTCCACCGGTCTATGGCCCTGAAATTGCCAAAGATGCTTTAACCGATATCCCTCTAACGATTGAATACTGGGCCGACCCTGATGGTGATACCAACTTTGAATTTGTGCTTAATACCGATGATAGTGAAACCGATTACGGCAGCTGGATTCAGGTGGCAGGCGCAGCGGCCTGTGTTGAAGTTATAGGTCCGGTGTTGTGCAGCGATATCAGCATTCAAAAAGCACCGGACTCATCCACTTTTAATGCCGGTAGAAGTGTAGCCGGTACTGCAGCGATTAAAGTCCTTCGACCCGGTGCCGGTAATACGGGTAGCCTGACGGTGCAGTTTAATGTGGATAATTGGTTAACGTTTAACTGGGATACTGGCGCCGCCGGTGATGAAGAGCCTTCAACACAGATTAACTTTGGCCAGTACCGTGGTCACGACCGTATTATTTATTGGCGGGAGGCACTGCAATAG
- a CDS encoding PilW family protein — protein sequence MPSPFTKQQQGFSLVELVTVIVLLGIVGTASVQFIRQSVEVYVETARRDSLQQQSRFAMERVSRELKNALPGSVRILSDADGDNQCVEFMPIVAATTYLNSIVNTTFTSLDIIDIGYSLVSGDQLAVFTFDNNAVYSGSATIANMAAPSNGPEANTQTLNFGSLTVANESPTRRAYIVNGPVSFCASDGELRRHQGYTLTGNPPTAADGIPLSDTLRLEQNGNAIIPFVYSFNSLQRASTVLLDFRFQDTRADDEWLELSQTILVRNVP from the coding sequence ATGCCTTCCCCGTTTACCAAACAGCAGCAAGGTTTTTCGCTGGTCGAGTTAGTGACGGTGATTGTATTGCTGGGTATTGTTGGTACAGCTTCGGTGCAATTTATTCGTCAAAGTGTTGAGGTCTATGTAGAGACTGCCCGCCGCGATAGTTTGCAACAGCAGTCACGCTTCGCGATGGAGCGAGTTAGCCGTGAATTAAAAAATGCCTTGCCGGGCAGTGTGCGTATACTCAGTGATGCAGATGGTGATAATCAGTGCGTAGAATTTATGCCTATTGTTGCTGCGACGACGTATTTAAACTCTATCGTTAATACTACGTTTACCTCGCTGGATATTATTGATATTGGTTATAGCCTGGTCAGTGGCGATCAATTGGCTGTTTTTACCTTTGATAATAATGCTGTCTATAGTGGCAGCGCCACCATTGCCAATATGGCCGCCCCCAGCAATGGCCCCGAAGCCAATACCCAAACCTTAAACTTTGGCAGCCTTACCGTTGCCAATGAATCGCCAACACGCCGGGCTTATATTGTTAATGGGCCGGTCAGCTTTTGTGCCAGTGATGGTGAGTTACGCCGGCATCAGGGTTATACCCTAACCGGTAATCCACCAACGGCAGCGGATGGTATCCCGCTGAGTGATACTTTGCGGCTCGAACAAAACGGCAATGCTATTATTCCTTTTGTATATAGCTTTAACAGTTTACAGCGAGCCAGTACGGTTTTACTGGATTTTCGTTTCCAGGATACCAGGGCAGATGACGAGTGGCTGGAGTTAAGCCAGACCATATTGGTAAGGAATGTGCCATGA
- a CDS encoding type II secretion system protein, producing the protein MPHRRRNKGFTLIELVVGIVVIAIALTLLSNVFFNSASRSVEPMLQIRAAEFGQALMDEILSKKFDHMTPEGGVPACNLNCTDEGDLGPEGTETRPDYNDVDDYTISCGAPIAVTDALGNQPVGFERYTMEVCVNYDNFDGNGVENANAKLIRVFINRPGFTSPMVFSAYKGNY; encoded by the coding sequence ATGCCGCATCGCCGCCGCAACAAAGGTTTTACACTGATCGAACTGGTTGTGGGTATTGTGGTGATTGCCATAGCACTTACGCTGTTAAGCAATGTCTTTTTTAACAGCGCCAGCCGCAGTGTCGAGCCCATGCTACAAATCCGTGCCGCCGAGTTTGGCCAGGCCCTGATGGATGAAATTCTCTCCAAAAAATTTGACCATATGACACCGGAAGGTGGGGTGCCCGCCTGTAATCTTAATTGTACGGATGAAGGTGACCTGGGCCCCGAGGGTACTGAAACACGCCCGGACTATAACGATGTAGATGACTATACGATAAGCTGCGGCGCCCCCATCGCCGTCACCGATGCTCTGGGTAACCAGCCCGTGGGTTTCGAGCGATACACCATGGAAGTCTGTGTTAATTACGATAACTTTGATGGCAATGGTGTTGAAAATGCCAATGCCAAATTAATTCGGGTTTTTATTAATCGCCCCGGTTTTACCAGCCCCATGGTTTTTTCAGCTTACAAGGGGAACTACTAA
- a CDS encoding pilus assembly FimT family protein translates to MKVFSRADGFSLIELVTVILLLGIVATVVLPRFSSRDGFVEYAARDQWISSFRFAQQRAMYDHSGNCYSMATASGGFGSQQEGAFFGPVGEVNYTGDYNGIEVTDDGDNSFDLFFDGLGNVYSTDCADTPISNPLEITVTPGDLVISIYPTGFIKAGED, encoded by the coding sequence ATGAAGGTATTCTCCCGCGCCGATGGTTTTAGTTTAATAGAGCTGGTTACCGTTATTCTCCTGCTCGGCATTGTCGCAACTGTTGTTCTCCCCCGTTTTTCATCCCGTGATGGCTTTGTTGAATATGCCGCCCGGGATCAATGGATTTCCTCTTTTCGTTTTGCCCAGCAGCGCGCTATGTATGATCACAGTGGTAATTGCTATTCCATGGCAACTGCTAGTGGTGGCTTTGGCTCCCAGCAGGAGGGCGCTTTTTTTGGCCCCGTTGGTGAGGTTAACTATACGGGTGACTATAATGGCATTGAAGTCACCGATGATGGTGACAATAGTTTTGATTTATTCTTTGATGGCTTGGGTAATGTCTATTCAACAGATTGCGCAGATACCCCAATCAGTAACCCTTTAGAAATAACCGTTACCCCCGGAGATTTAGTGATTAGTATTTATCCCACTGGCTTTATTAAAGCCGGGGAGGATTAA
- a CDS encoding type II secretion system protein, which produces MMKKQQSGFTLIELVAVIVLLGILAVTALPRFVNLQQDARLSVLDGLIAATQGAGAQVYAKSLIDGTEGEASGETVSVNGQNIALVYGYPGRASIANAMDLSGGVGPDTDVATNGIIGFDKEGDGDVEGGECYIIYTEATDGVAPVTPLTVVTGC; this is translated from the coding sequence ATGATGAAAAAGCAACAATCAGGTTTTACGTTAATTGAATTGGTGGCGGTGATTGTCTTACTGGGTATTCTGGCGGTAACGGCTTTGCCACGGTTTGTAAATCTACAGCAGGATGCCCGTTTGTCCGTATTGGATGGTTTAATCGCAGCAACCCAGGGCGCAGGTGCCCAGGTCTATGCCAAATCCTTGATCGACGGTACCGAGGGTGAGGCCAGCGGTGAAACGGTCAGTGTTAATGGTCAAAATATTGCGCTTGTTTACGGTTATCCTGGCCGTGCCTCAATTGCCAATGCGATGGACTTAAGCGGTGGTGTCGGTCCCGATACCGACGTGGCTACTAATGGCATTATTGGCTTCGACAAAGAAGGTGATGGCGATGTAGAAGGTGGTGAGTGCTATATTATCTATACAGAAGCCACTGATGGTGTTGCCCCAGTTACACCACTGACGGTTGTGACTGGCTGTTAA
- a CDS encoding type II secretion system protein: MFKQKQTGFTLVELVIVIVLLGLLAATALPRFLNVTDDAQRASLEGVAGGFTTGLLLVRAQWVAEGNTQPAAEGVAVEMDGATIFVNENGWPAKTNNANNAGTTDMNDARCQQVWEGILQSPPTSVAGNGAVDGERFVITAQGGSTCRYALVINDAESPDYFFEYDVVTGTVTVTNP; the protein is encoded by the coding sequence ATGTTCAAGCAAAAGCAAACGGGTTTTACCTTAGTCGAATTAGTGATAGTGATTGTCTTGCTGGGTCTGTTAGCGGCGACAGCGCTGCCCAGATTTTTAAATGTCACCGATGATGCCCAGCGAGCTTCCCTTGAGGGTGTTGCTGGCGGATTTACCACCGGCTTATTATTAGTGCGAGCCCAGTGGGTGGCAGAGGGTAATACCCAGCCCGCAGCAGAAGGTGTGGCAGTTGAAATGGATGGTGCCACTATCTTTGTTAATGAAAATGGCTGGCCCGCCAAAACCAATAACGCCAATAATGCCGGCACCACCGATATGAATGATGCCCGTTGCCAACAGGTATGGGAGGGGATACTGCAAAGTCCGCCAACCTCTGTAGCTGGCAATGGTGCGGTTGATGGTGAGCGATTTGTGATTACCGCACAAGGAGGCAGCACTTGTCGCTACGCGTTGGTGATTAATGATGCTGAGAGCCCGGATTATTTCTTTGAATATGATGTTGTAACTGGCACCGTTACAGTAACCAACCCTTAA